In Deltaproteobacteria bacterium, the genomic window AAAGTTCGTACGCTTCGAAGAGCAGGCCTCATCAGGGCTAAGGCCGGCATTACCTCGGTCGCTGAAGTCTTAAGGGTCACTTCTTAGATCGCTGCCTATTTCTTAGTACGCCCCTTTTCTGCAGAATGAGGCTGGTTTGCCACCTATTGAACGGCGCCCCACAAAGTGCATATCCTTATGACAGGCTCACTCGTGGAGGGTTAGATGAATCGATTTGTTGTTACCTTAGCTTCTTTAGCCGCACTGGCCATGGCTTTTGTTCCCGGCTGTGGTTCCGACGCGGGCACCAGCTGTGAGGACAACCAAGTTGACTGTGACGGAACTTGTATTGATGCCATCCCGGCCACTCTTCAAGGTGTGTCGACACAGGTCTTCGAAAAAAGCTGCGCGTACAGTACCTGCCATGATGCCGACTCGCCGGCCGCAGGTTTATCAGTTCATGATATGGACGCCATCATCGCCGCCATCGATTCACCATCGGGGCAAGACCCCAACGTGATGCAAATTGCTCCTGGCGATTCTGCAAACAGCTATATCTACCGAAAGATGGTTGGCGAAAACATGGCTGCGACCGACGTCAACGGTAACGCCGCGACCATCATGCCTCCGGGAAGTCCATTGTGCGCACCAAAAGTTGAGGCCGTCCGCGCCTGGATTGATGCCGGCGCACCGACCGAATAGTGTCTATCCCAATCGGGATAAAATCTCTCGCAAACAAACATTCCATGAAACGTCATCGGTGATTACGTAGTCTGCCAGCTCAGCGCAGGGTTGAACATATTGATCATGCATTGGCTTAACTTGGCTCGCCCATTGTGCTCGAACACCATCCTCCGTACGGCCACGTTCTCGGGTATCGCGCCGTAGCCTACGCTCGAACCGAATGTCTTCCGCGATATCGATAAAGATTCGAATATCAAAAAAGGAAATCGCCGCTGGCTTAGATAAAATCAGTGTACCATCGACCAAAATAATAGGTGACGGCTCCATGAGAAACGTCTGAGGTGCCCTTGTATGACTCGCAAAATCATAGCTCGGAATCTCAACTGAGGACCCAGCACACAACGAGCCGAGATGCGCTTCTAACAAAGTAAATTCAAGCGCTGCGGGATCATCAAAATTAACAGCCCCACCGTCCTCAACGAAATGCGCACTTTGGTCGATGTAATAATTGTCTTGGCTTATAAAACCACAGGTATCAGTACCCAACGCTTGTCGAATTTTCGTTGAAAACGTGGTCTTTCCAGCCCCGCTGCCTCCCGCAATCCCGATAACCAAGGCGCGCTTTGACATCAGACCGCTGTTCCGTAGAGCCTGTCGCCGGCATCCCCAAGCCCTGGCAGAATGTAACCATCAGAACTGAGTTCTCGCTCGACGCTTAAGGTATACACTTCAACATCAGGATGATGGTCGTAAAGATGAGCCAACCCTTCTGGCGATGCCAAAAGTGAAACAAAGCGAATACTCTCAACCCCGTATTCCTTCAGTCTGTCGATAGAAGCCACTGCGGTGTCACCGGTAGCAATCAAGGGATCCGCCAATAGGATTTTTCGGCCCTTCACTTCATCAGGTAACCGAAAGTAATACTCCACGGTATTTCCGATGAACTTATCTCGGTAGATACCAATATGGCCTACTCGAGAAAAAGGCAGCATCCGCAAAAGCCCGTCCAACATTCCATTACCGGCGCGCATAATACTCACAATGACGAGGTCATCGCTTACGACTGCGCCTTTTGTCTCTTCAAGTGGAGTGGTTACAGGTTCTTGAGAAACACTGATATCGCGGGTGATTTCGTAGGCCAGCAATGCACTGAGCTGGTCCATGACTCTTCGAAAGTCTACCGGTTTCGTTTCCCTGTTCCTCAACTTTGTAAGATTATGTTGCAAAATGGGATGGTTCAAAATCCGGCATGCGTCAATCGCCGCGCTCGGGTCTATTTCTTTTCTATTGTCCATTGTGTTTCCTTAAAAAACCGTTGCGTCACTATCAATTCGAAGAGGCGGTGTGCCATCGGCCCGTAACTCAGCCGCAATCTTACGACCCGCACGCCAAGTCCCACCTTCAAGAACACGAGCTAGAGGAAAATCCTCGGGTGCCTTGCCGAGCAATTCGCAAACTCTCCGCCCAATGAGGTCCAGTGCGTGCACAGTCAAAGCACGCCATTCAATAATCAACTCTTCACCTGGGGCATGAGCTTTGGATGCCCACATAGGGTCGCGTAATGTAATAAAACCAAGGTCGAGAAGTAGCCCACCATTGCGGTATTCA contains:
- the upp gene encoding uracil phosphoribosyltransferase translates to MDNRKEIDPSAAIDACRILNHPILQHNLTKLRNRETKPVDFRRVMDQLSALLAYEITRDISVSQEPVTTPLEETKGAVVSDDLVIVSIMRAGNGMLDGLLRMLPFSRVGHIGIYRDKFIGNTVEYYFRLPDEVKGRKILLADPLIATGDTAVASIDRLKEYGVESIRFVSLLASPEGLAHLYDHHPDVEVYTLSVERELSSDGYILPGLGDAGDRLYGTAV
- the udk gene encoding uridine kinase is translated as MSKRALVIGIAGGSGAGKTTFSTKIRQALGTDTCGFISQDNYYIDQSAHFVEDGGAVNFDDPAALEFTLLEAHLGSLCAGSSVEIPSYDFASHTRAPQTFLMEPSPIILVDGTLILSKPAAISFFDIRIFIDIAEDIRFERRLRRDTRERGRTEDGVRAQWASQVKPMHDQYVQPCAELADYVITDDVSWNVCLREILSRLG